From a single Actinomyces viscosus genomic region:
- a CDS encoding response regulator transcription factor yields the protein MNRPLRIALADDQDLVRSGFRMILDAQKDMCVVGQAADGVSALSMVKATHPDIVLMDIRMPALDGIAATRTVLGTHPDLKVLILTTFDLDDYLVAAMRAGASGFLLKDTTAPKLLAGIRAVARGDSVVAPSATRRLLKRWFAPTGSGGPVEHGTDPAYAGAIDALSEREKEIATLVGRAMSNTEIAQHLVLAESTVKSHLNRILHKLGLRDRAQLIVLAYESGLVRVGEEPRPD from the coding sequence ATGAACCGACCCCTGCGTATTGCGTTGGCGGACGACCAGGACCTGGTCCGCTCCGGCTTCCGTATGATTCTCGATGCTCAGAAGGACATGTGCGTCGTCGGGCAGGCCGCCGACGGCGTCAGTGCGCTGTCCATGGTGAAGGCCACCCATCCCGACATCGTCCTCATGGATATCAGGATGCCCGCGTTGGACGGCATCGCAGCCACCCGCACGGTTCTGGGAACCCACCCCGACCTCAAGGTGCTTATCCTGACCACCTTCGATCTGGATGACTATCTCGTGGCGGCGATGCGGGCCGGGGCCTCAGGATTTCTCCTCAAGGACACGACGGCGCCCAAGCTGCTGGCAGGGATCCGCGCCGTGGCCCGTGGCGACTCGGTGGTGGCGCCCTCGGCAACGCGCCGGCTGCTGAAGCGGTGGTTCGCTCCCACCGGCTCAGGCGGTCCCGTGGAGCACGGGACAGATCCGGCATACGCGGGTGCCATTGATGCTCTGTCCGAGCGGGAGAAGGAGATAGCCACTCTGGTGGGACGCGCCATGAGCAATACCGAGATCGCGCAGCACCTCGTCCTGGCCGAGTCGACGGTCAAGTCCCATCTCAACCGGATCCTGCACAAGCTGGGGCTGCGCGACCGCGCCCAGCTCATTGTGCTGGCCTACGAGAGCGGGCTCGTACGCGTGGGTGAGGAGCCTCGACCTGACTGA
- the rbsK gene encoding ribokinase, whose product MRTGKDIAVIGSNMVDLISYIRRMPREGETLEALDFHMDCGGKGANQAIAASRLGSRVLMLTRVGNDVFAANTVDNFARNGIDTSHVLTTDASSGVAPIFVDEDSHNSILIIKGANGHLSPDDVRGAEDDIAACRLIVLQLEIPLETVYEAIALGGRHGVPVLLNPAPADPDLQLERIRGCDYIIPNETELAMLTGMPTDTLDDIHRAAAVLRETGIPHVIVTLGEQGALWLSDAGERHLPGIPVTARDTTGAGDAFIGCFSHHLVRTGDVERSLELAVRYSADSVTKRGTQASFATAEEFDSVLQDLTD is encoded by the coding sequence ATGCGAACCGGAAAAGACATCGCCGTCATCGGCTCCAACATGGTCGACCTCATCTCCTACATCCGCCGTATGCCCCGCGAAGGCGAGACCCTGGAGGCCCTCGACTTCCACATGGACTGCGGCGGCAAGGGCGCCAACCAGGCCATCGCCGCCTCCCGCCTGGGCTCACGGGTCCTCATGCTCACCCGGGTCGGCAACGACGTCTTCGCCGCCAACACGGTGGACAACTTCGCCCGCAACGGCATCGACACCTCCCACGTGCTCACCACCGATGCATCCAGCGGCGTCGCCCCGATCTTCGTCGACGAGGACTCCCACAACTCGATCCTCATCATCAAGGGCGCCAACGGCCACCTCTCACCGGACGACGTCCGCGGCGCCGAGGACGACATCGCCGCCTGCCGCCTCATCGTCCTCCAGCTCGAGATCCCCCTGGAGACCGTCTACGAGGCGATCGCGCTGGGAGGCAGGCACGGCGTCCCCGTCCTGCTCAACCCCGCCCCCGCCGACCCCGACCTCCAGCTGGAGCGGATCCGGGGCTGCGACTACATCATCCCCAACGAGACCGAGCTCGCCATGCTCACCGGCATGCCGACCGACACCCTCGACGACATCCACCGGGCCGCCGCCGTCCTGCGCGAGACCGGCATCCCCCACGTCATCGTCACCCTCGGCGAGCAGGGCGCCCTGTGGCTCTCCGACGCCGGAGAGCGGCACCTGCCCGGGATACCCGTCACGGCGCGCGACACCACCGGCGCCGGTGACGCCTTCATCGGCTGCTTCAGCCACCACCTGGTGCGCACCGGTGACGTGGAACGGTCCCTGGAGCTGGCCGTCCGCTACTCCGCGGACTCCGTCACCAAACGCGGCACCCAGGCCTCCTTCGCCACTGCCGAGGAATTCGACTCAGTCCTCCAGGACCTCACTGACTAG
- a CDS encoding DUF418 domain-containing protein, producing MRTNVRFHFLDSLRGFAVMGILLVNAADIMNLGQNAEVQIHRQIPVAENALYYLVSTRFVPIFCFMFGMSMGFVIDSASRQGAPAWKILLRRLVALLAIGALNSVLYPNGVLRSYAIGGIILLPFILKLKRSIRLLWRSLIKLFLGWCDG from the coding sequence ATGCGCACCAACGTTCGTTTCCATTTCCTTGACTCCTTGCGCGGCTTCGCTGTCATGGGCATCCTCCTGGTCAACGCCGCCGACATCATGAATCTGGGCCAGAACGCTGAGGTTCAGATTCATCGGCAGATCCCTGTGGCCGAAAATGCTCTGTACTACCTGGTGTCGACCCGTTTCGTCCCGATCTTCTGCTTCATGTTCGGAATGAGCATGGGGTTCGTCATCGACTCCGCATCCCGCCAAGGCGCCCCCGCCTGGAAGATCCTGCTGCGCCGCCTGGTAGCGCTCCTGGCGATCGGGGCGCTCAATTCCGTTCTCTACCCCAATGGGGTCTTGCGCTCGTATGCGATCGGGGGAATCATCCTGCTCCCCTTCATCCTCAAGCTCAAGCGCTCCATACGACTGTTATGGCGGTCTTTAATCAAGCTTTTCTTGGGTTGGTGTGATGGGTAG
- a CDS encoding ATP-dependent helicase yields MSPTTPRPAPAAPPTRRPNAPLDAGSLLEALDPDQREVAEHLEGPLCVLAGAGTGKTRAITYRIAHGVATGAYQATQVLAVTFTARAAGEMRSRLADLGVPGVQARTFHAAALRQLTYFWPTAIGGRRPDIQAHKAPLVGAAARRLGLPTDRATVRDLAAEVEWAKVTMTLPEDYAQAAVAAGRTGVAGQEAATVAQVLSLYEEAKSERGVIDFEDVLLLTIGILLDRDDIASQVRGQYKHFVVDEYQDVSPLQQRLLDLWLGRRRQLCVVGDVSQTIYSFTGATPAFLTGFTTRYEGARTVRLSRDYRSTPQVVSLANQVLSRSRRGGGGLHLPAGAVELVAQRPSGPAVRFKTYDDDIAEAEGAVAQVRRLQAAGVPLSEIAILYRTNSQSEVFEQALAGAQIGYLVRGGERFFEREEVKRAMAVILGAARTEKATLTGDLGLDARTVLSREGWSEEPPAPRGAVRERWDALNALVSLADEMAQTRGADLDAFHTELRERADAQNAPTVEGVTLSSLHAAKGLEWDAVILAGACEGLLPISLAEGQAAIEEERRLLYVGVTRAREHLIISYARARSAGGRAARKPSRFLDGLWPTAHGDRAASRRQNRQSAKERARQSAADFEASNDPRTIALFEELRAWRSQIAKERSRPAYTVFADATLRDIAVVKPTSLPQLSLIRGVGATKLQEYGGPVLALLRDFEAGS; encoded by the coding sequence ATGAGCCCGACCACCCCCCGCCCCGCCCCGGCCGCCCCGCCGACCCGCCGACCGAACGCCCCGCTGGATGCAGGCAGCCTCCTGGAGGCCCTCGACCCCGACCAGCGCGAGGTCGCCGAGCACCTCGAAGGACCCCTGTGCGTCCTGGCCGGGGCCGGCACCGGCAAGACCCGGGCCATCACCTACCGCATCGCCCACGGCGTGGCCACCGGCGCCTACCAGGCCACCCAGGTCCTGGCCGTCACCTTCACCGCCCGCGCCGCCGGCGAGATGCGCTCGCGCCTGGCCGACCTCGGCGTCCCCGGTGTCCAGGCCCGCACCTTCCACGCCGCCGCCCTGCGCCAGCTCACCTACTTCTGGCCCACCGCCATCGGCGGGCGCCGCCCCGACATCCAGGCCCACAAGGCGCCCCTGGTCGGCGCCGCCGCCCGCCGCCTGGGCCTGCCCACCGACCGGGCCACCGTGCGGGACCTGGCCGCCGAGGTCGAGTGGGCCAAGGTCACCATGACCCTGCCGGAGGACTACGCCCAGGCCGCCGTCGCCGCCGGACGCACCGGCGTGGCCGGGCAGGAGGCGGCCACGGTCGCCCAGGTCCTGTCCCTCTACGAGGAGGCCAAGAGCGAGCGCGGCGTCATCGACTTCGAGGACGTGCTCCTGCTGACCATCGGCATCCTCCTGGACCGCGACGACATCGCCTCCCAGGTGCGCGGCCAGTACAAGCACTTCGTCGTCGACGAGTACCAGGACGTCTCCCCGCTCCAGCAGCGCCTGCTGGACCTGTGGCTGGGGCGGCGCCGCCAGCTGTGCGTCGTCGGCGACGTCTCCCAGACCATCTACTCCTTCACCGGCGCCACGCCCGCCTTCCTCACCGGCTTCACCACCCGCTACGAGGGCGCGCGCACCGTGCGCCTGAGCCGCGACTACCGCTCCACCCCGCAGGTCGTCTCCCTGGCCAACCAGGTCCTCTCCCGCTCCCGGCGCGGGGGCGGCGGCCTGCACCTGCCCGCCGGTGCCGTCGAGCTGGTCGCCCAGCGCCCCAGCGGCCCCGCCGTGCGCTTCAAGACCTACGACGACGACATCGCCGAGGCCGAGGGCGCCGTCGCCCAGGTGCGCCGCCTGCAGGCCGCCGGGGTCCCCCTGAGCGAGATCGCGATCCTGTACCGCACCAACTCCCAGTCCGAGGTCTTCGAGCAGGCCCTCGCCGGCGCCCAGATCGGCTACCTCGTGCGCGGCGGCGAGCGCTTCTTCGAGCGAGAGGAGGTCAAGCGCGCCATGGCCGTCATCCTCGGGGCCGCCCGCACCGAGAAGGCCACCCTGACCGGTGACCTGGGCCTGGACGCGCGCACCGTCCTGTCCCGCGAGGGCTGGAGCGAGGAGCCGCCGGCCCCTCGCGGAGCCGTGCGCGAGCGCTGGGACGCGCTCAACGCGCTCGTGTCCCTGGCCGACGAGATGGCCCAGACCCGCGGCGCCGACCTCGACGCCTTCCACACCGAGCTGCGCGAGCGCGCCGACGCCCAGAACGCGCCCACCGTCGAGGGCGTCACCCTCTCCTCCCTGCACGCCGCCAAGGGCCTGGAGTGGGACGCCGTCATCCTCGCCGGCGCCTGCGAAGGCCTGCTGCCCATCTCCCTGGCCGAGGGCCAGGCCGCCATCGAGGAGGAGCGCCGCCTGCTCTACGTCGGCGTCACCCGCGCACGCGAGCACCTCATCATCTCCTACGCGCGTGCCCGTAGCGCCGGAGGCCGGGCCGCACGCAAGCCCTCCCGCTTCCTGGACGGCCTGTGGCCCACCGCGCACGGCGACCGAGCCGCCTCCCGGCGCCAGAACCGTCAGAGCGCCAAGGAGCGCGCCCGGCAGTCCGCCGCCGACTTCGAGGCCAGCAACGACCCGCGCACCATCGCCCTGTTCGAGGAGCTGCGGGCCTGGCGCTCCCAGATCGCCAAGGAGCGCTCCCGGCCCGCCTACACGGTCTTCGCCGACGCCACCCTGCGGGACATCGCCGTCGTCAAGCCCACCAGCCTGCCCCAGCTCTCACTCATCCGCGGTGTGGGCGCCACCAAGCTCCAGGAGTACGGAGGACCGGTCCTCGCCCTCCTGCGGGACTTCGAGGCCGGGAGCTGA
- a CDS encoding DUF7134 domain-containing protein: MLGQVKGVVIRCAQVLGAAALACASILGTWAVTRSWGVTAGAALAIIVLRWRREHPDAVLGVHVVLCALQLGVVDSPLPADLAVVMSLYSLRGSVGQAGAHARVGRSRRRRLRAGRVGLEPR, from the coding sequence ATGCTCGGGCAGGTCAAAGGCGTCGTGATCCGCTGCGCGCAGGTCCTGGGCGCAGCCGCGCTGGCATGCGCCTCGATCCTGGGCACCTGGGCAGTCACGAGATCCTGGGGCGTCACGGCCGGCGCCGCGCTGGCGATCATCGTGCTGAGGTGGCGCCGCGAGCACCCCGATGCCGTTCTTGGCGTCCATGTCGTCCTGTGCGCGCTGCAGCTCGGCGTCGTCGATTCCCCGCTGCCCGCGGACCTGGCGGTTGTCATGTCCCTGTACTCCCTCCGTGGGTCGGTGGGGCAGGCGGGAGCTCACGCCCGCGTGGGCCGCAGCCGTCGTCGGCGGCTCCGCGCTGGGCGCGTGGGACTGGAACCGCGATGA
- a CDS encoding zinc-dependent metalloprotease, producing the protein MSEDAFDELEKMLASLFGEQMASDAVGALRSSGVDPSSITQMPGVGDISQLSPGQLLAMRAQFQQMFSASTAEPVNWQMGQDLALRQARGDGDPTVTAAVADSTRQALQVADLWLDTATELMPAPGQREAWSRSTWVERTLPVWKDVCAPVAEAVTTALARTLEKQIRDMPAEMEQAAQQMGALGSIMRTMAGTAFGLQIGQAIGELAKEALGATDTGLPLTREPGTALVPANVAAFAEGLEVDEDEARMFLAVREAATARLYAHVPWLRGQVLQAVAAYAREIRIDTETLESAVAQVDPNDPDALREALESGLFAPQETQAQREALEDLETLLALVEGWVEVVTARAAAPHLPHLMALAEMMRRRRAQGGAAEQVFARLIGLTFRPRRAREAAELWAHLGAQAGDAERDAFWNHPDVMPTASELANPKDFLTMRRMAQDIDAEIDADLASLLDGTLGYAEGAKEADENSPEGLGDRVPGPADPAELPQDPGEPATSDDADHRDRPDEADGSDGSGPEGPATA; encoded by the coding sequence GTGAGCGAGGACGCCTTCGACGAGCTCGAGAAGATGCTCGCATCACTGTTCGGCGAGCAGATGGCCTCAGACGCCGTCGGAGCCCTGCGCTCCTCCGGAGTGGACCCCAGCTCCATCACCCAGATGCCGGGTGTGGGGGACATCTCCCAGCTCAGCCCCGGCCAGCTGCTGGCCATGCGCGCCCAGTTCCAGCAGATGTTCTCCGCCTCCACCGCCGAGCCCGTCAACTGGCAGATGGGCCAGGATCTGGCCCTGAGGCAGGCGCGCGGCGACGGCGACCCCACGGTGACCGCCGCGGTCGCCGACTCCACGCGCCAGGCCCTCCAGGTGGCCGACCTGTGGCTCGACACCGCCACCGAGCTCATGCCCGCCCCCGGGCAGCGGGAGGCCTGGAGCCGCAGCACCTGGGTCGAGCGCACCCTGCCGGTGTGGAAGGACGTGTGCGCACCCGTGGCCGAGGCCGTCACCACCGCCCTGGCCCGCACCCTGGAGAAGCAGATCCGCGACATGCCGGCCGAGATGGAGCAGGCCGCCCAGCAGATGGGGGCGCTGGGATCCATCATGCGCACCATGGCGGGCACCGCCTTCGGCCTCCAGATCGGCCAGGCCATCGGTGAGCTCGCCAAGGAGGCCCTGGGGGCCACGGACACCGGCCTGCCCCTGACCCGCGAGCCGGGCACCGCCCTGGTTCCCGCCAACGTGGCCGCCTTCGCCGAGGGCCTGGAGGTCGACGAGGACGAGGCCCGCATGTTCCTGGCCGTGCGCGAGGCCGCCACCGCCCGCCTCTACGCCCACGTGCCGTGGCTGCGCGGGCAGGTGCTCCAGGCAGTGGCCGCCTACGCTCGCGAGATCCGCATCGACACCGAGACCCTGGAGTCGGCGGTGGCCCAGGTGGACCCCAACGACCCCGACGCCCTGCGCGAGGCCCTTGAGAGCGGGCTGTTCGCGCCTCAGGAGACCCAGGCCCAGCGCGAGGCGCTCGAGGACCTGGAGACGCTGCTGGCCCTGGTGGAGGGCTGGGTGGAGGTGGTCACCGCCCGTGCGGCCGCACCCCACCTGCCCCACCTCATGGCGCTGGCCGAGATGATGCGTCGGCGCCGTGCCCAGGGCGGGGCCGCCGAGCAGGTCTTCGCCCGCCTCATCGGCCTGACCTTCCGTCCCCGCCGGGCCCGCGAGGCCGCCGAGCTGTGGGCGCACCTGGGCGCCCAGGCCGGCGACGCCGAGCGCGACGCCTTCTGGAACCACCCCGACGTCATGCCCACGGCCTCCGAGCTCGCCAACCCCAAGGACTTCCTCACCATGCGGCGCATGGCCCAGGACATCGACGCCGAGATCGACGCCGACCTGGCCTCCCTGCTGGACGGCACCCTCGGGTACGCCGAGGGCGCCAAGGAGGCGGACGAGAACAGTCCCGAGGGCCTGGGGGACCGGGTCCCCGGCCCGGCCGACCCCGCCGAGCTCCCGCAGGATCCCGGCGAGCCCGCGACCTCCGACGACGCGGACCACCGCGACCGGCCCGACGAGGCCGACGGCTCGGACGGCTCGGGTCCGGAGGGGCCGGCGACGGCCTGA
- a CDS encoding sensor histidine kinase: protein MAQTSLIALCVAAVSWGLGRFITQRRQLRASRLAAQEQRQAAHDAALRNEIAREVHDVVGHALALIAVQAEAGHYLAAGAEDGAEDLDLPLDERLKQAAQALGQIRATARSALADTRGLTRSLASPPPPDAAGPSASGGSRPDAPVAKAPLRPVPTIADLPGLVDDVGATGLPVTLWVDDRLDDLLKDSGAEESRNILGAQAQLALYRTAQESLTNVLKHAEAARVEVRLEYRDNRDHRNNRDNRDHRDNRDNKDGDEIVLTVADHPDSAGTGVSPSAACTRLSDEPAPAGTGGGQGLASLRQRLTAVGGSLDAAASPDGGFIVRARIPSEAARTDIREPGR, encoded by the coding sequence ATGGCGCAGACCTCCCTCATCGCGCTGTGCGTCGCTGCCGTCTCCTGGGGCCTGGGCAGGTTCATCACGCAGCGTCGCCAGCTGCGGGCCAGCCGCCTGGCCGCGCAGGAGCAGCGGCAGGCGGCGCACGATGCCGCGCTGCGTAACGAGATCGCCCGGGAGGTTCACGACGTCGTCGGGCACGCCCTGGCGCTGATCGCGGTGCAGGCCGAGGCGGGTCACTACCTGGCGGCCGGTGCTGAGGACGGCGCCGAGGACCTTGACCTCCCGCTCGACGAGCGACTGAAGCAGGCGGCTCAGGCACTCGGGCAGATCCGGGCGACCGCGCGCTCGGCCCTGGCGGACACTCGCGGCCTGACCCGTTCTCTGGCCTCTCCCCCGCCACCGGACGCGGCGGGTCCTTCCGCTTCCGGCGGCTCTCGGCCTGACGCCCCGGTGGCTAAGGCGCCGTTGCGTCCGGTGCCGACCATCGCTGATCTTCCCGGGCTCGTCGACGACGTGGGCGCGACCGGCCTGCCGGTCACCCTGTGGGTGGATGATCGACTCGACGACCTGCTGAAGGACAGCGGAGCTGAGGAAAGCCGTAACATTCTCGGGGCGCAGGCGCAGCTCGCCCTCTATCGGACGGCGCAGGAGTCCCTGACCAACGTGCTCAAGCACGCCGAGGCGGCCAGGGTCGAGGTGAGGCTGGAGTACCGGGACAACCGCGATCACCGGAATAACCGGGACAACCGCGATCACCGGGATAACCGGGATAACAAGGACGGCGACGAGATCGTCCTGACCGTTGCCGATCACCCCGACTCCGCCGGCACCGGGGTCTCTCCTTCGGCGGCCTGCACCCGCCTCTCCGACGAGCCGGCCCCGGCAGGAACCGGTGGGGGCCAGGGGCTGGCGAGTCTTCGGCAACGCCTGACGGCGGTCGGTGGGTCCCTGGACGCGGCTGCCAGTCCCGACGGAGGATTCATCGTGCGCGCCCGCATTCCCTCTGAGGCCGCGCGGACCGACATTCGAGAACCCGGGAGGTGA
- a CDS encoding cysteine desulfurase family protein gives MRTYLDHAATSPVRPEVAQQIAEDLAGGLGGWANPSAQHTAGRRVGALLAEARARLAGALGVDAHEVLLTSGGTEADALVVSGRARAVPGGRLVVSPIEHPAVLDSARTAVAELGAGLNLLGVDDAGRVALDSVTREVAPPTGSGRSPASLVSVMAANNETGIVQDMASLVARVREASGAERPDEPGYVPVHSDAVAALGKVAVDFHGWGLDAMSVSGHKLGAPVGVGALVVRRDLALTPVTGGGRQERGIRSGTQDVVAARALALAVELAVAEREKQETRLAPLRRRLLEGAGTLPGAHATLPDDADHVASTAHLWFEEADSEALLMALDLVGIDASAGSACHAGVARPSHVLLAMGFDEGPARSTLRCSLGQESSIDDVERLLAALPAALDGARRAWKVTHAGRVGDA, from the coding sequence GTGCGCACCTACCTCGATCACGCCGCCACGTCCCCGGTCCGACCCGAGGTCGCCCAGCAAATCGCCGAGGACCTGGCCGGAGGCCTCGGTGGCTGGGCGAATCCGAGCGCGCAGCACACCGCGGGCAGGCGCGTGGGGGCGCTCCTGGCTGAGGCGCGTGCCCGCCTGGCGGGCGCCCTGGGGGTGGACGCGCACGAGGTGCTGCTGACCTCCGGTGGTACGGAGGCCGACGCCCTGGTGGTCTCGGGTCGGGCGCGCGCGGTGCCGGGCGGACGGCTGGTGGTCTCACCGATCGAGCACCCGGCGGTCCTGGACTCGGCACGTACCGCCGTGGCCGAGCTGGGGGCGGGGCTGAACCTGCTGGGGGTTGATGACGCCGGGCGCGTGGCGCTCGACTCGGTGACCCGGGAGGTGGCGCCCCCGACCGGCTCGGGCCGCTCCCCCGCGTCCCTGGTCTCCGTCATGGCGGCGAACAATGAGACCGGGATCGTCCAGGACATGGCGTCCCTGGTGGCGCGCGTTCGGGAGGCCAGTGGGGCCGAGCGCCCCGATGAGCCCGGGTACGTTCCGGTCCACTCCGATGCCGTCGCCGCGCTGGGGAAGGTCGCAGTGGACTTCCACGGCTGGGGCCTGGACGCGATGAGCGTAAGCGGGCACAAGCTGGGGGCGCCGGTGGGCGTGGGGGCGCTGGTGGTCCGCCGGGACCTGGCGCTGACACCGGTCACGGGCGGGGGCCGTCAGGAGCGGGGGATCCGCTCGGGCACGCAGGACGTGGTGGCTGCCCGGGCACTGGCCCTGGCGGTGGAGCTGGCGGTCGCCGAGCGAGAGAAGCAGGAGACCCGGCTGGCGCCGCTGCGACGCCGGCTCCTGGAGGGCGCGGGGACGCTTCCGGGCGCTCACGCCACGCTTCCGGACGACGCCGACCACGTGGCCTCCACGGCGCACCTGTGGTTCGAGGAGGCCGACTCCGAGGCGCTGCTCATGGCACTGGACCTGGTGGGGATTGACGCCTCGGCGGGGTCGGCCTGCCACGCCGGGGTGGCCCGGCCGAGCCACGTGCTCCTGGCGATGGGCTTCGATGAGGGACCGGCCCGCTCCACACTGCGCTGCTCGCTGGGCCAGGAGTCCAGCATCGACGACGTCGAGCGGCTGCTCGCCGCTCTGCCCGCTGCCCTGGACGGGGCCAGGCGCGCTTGGAAGGTGACGCACGCCGGCCGAGTCGGTGACGCCTGA
- the nudC gene encoding NAD(+) diphosphatase: protein MRTDQLALSRSATDRDAERRSEPGLLERLAADPETRLLLVDARGRVALTGPAIHPDLPDDGLTPPSLIGSPGATAWEGPGTRSGWGLPDLRAGYLGASAPTCSPDLTVLYVGREHDDDGAPTGPSWIAVVVPPALEVPDAPEPPATGSDAEGTAVDHPDLRRLLERYPLSALRAMGAQMTARDAGLATTATALAAWHAHSAYCPVCGGHTEIIEAGWARRCTDCTTVHFPRTDPAVIMTVADESDRLLLVRGATWAPRRYSVVAGFVEAGESVEAAVAREVWEETGMRVAEVEYVASQPWPFPRSLMLGCRARLAPGEDQPRPDGQEVVEARLVSRDELTAGADDGSILLPGPTSIARLLIEDWYGGPVVS from the coding sequence ATGCGCACCGATCAGCTCGCCCTGTCCCGCTCCGCCACCGACCGCGACGCCGAGCGGCGCAGCGAGCCCGGGCTGCTGGAGCGCCTCGCCGCCGACCCCGAGACCCGGCTGCTGCTGGTCGACGCCCGTGGCCGCGTCGCCCTGACCGGCCCCGCCATCCACCCCGACCTGCCCGACGACGGCCTCACCCCGCCCAGCCTCATCGGCAGCCCCGGCGCCACCGCCTGGGAGGGCCCCGGCACCCGCAGCGGCTGGGGCCTGCCCGACCTGCGCGCCGGCTACCTCGGAGCCTCGGCCCCCACCTGCTCCCCGGACCTGACCGTCCTCTACGTGGGCCGCGAGCACGACGACGACGGCGCCCCCACCGGCCCCAGCTGGATCGCCGTCGTCGTGCCCCCGGCCCTGGAGGTCCCCGACGCCCCCGAGCCGCCCGCCACCGGCTCCGACGCCGAGGGAACCGCCGTCGACCACCCCGACCTGCGCCGTCTGCTGGAGCGCTACCCGCTCTCCGCCCTGCGGGCCATGGGCGCCCAGATGACCGCCCGCGACGCCGGCCTGGCCACCACCGCCACCGCCCTGGCCGCCTGGCACGCCCACTCCGCCTACTGTCCGGTCTGCGGCGGGCACACCGAGATCATCGAGGCCGGCTGGGCCCGCAGGTGCACCGACTGCACCACCGTGCACTTTCCGCGTACCGACCCGGCCGTCATCATGACGGTCGCCGACGAGTCCGACCGCCTCCTCCTCGTGCGCGGCGCCACCTGGGCGCCCCGGCGCTACTCCGTGGTGGCCGGCTTCGTCGAGGCCGGCGAGTCCGTCGAGGCGGCCGTGGCCCGCGAGGTGTGGGAGGAGACCGGGATGCGCGTGGCCGAGGTCGAGTACGTCGCCTCCCAGCCCTGGCCCTTCCCGCGCTCGCTCATGCTCGGCTGCCGGGCGCGCCTGGCCCCCGGCGAGGACCAGCCCCGCCCTGACGGCCAGGAGGTCGTCGAGGCCCGCCTCGTCTCACGCGACGAGCTCACCGCGGGCGCCGACGACGGCAGCATCCTCCTGCCCGGACCCACCTCCATCGCCCGTCTCCTCATCGAGGACTGGTACGGCGGTCCCGTCGTCAGCTGA
- a CDS encoding YlbL family protein, whose amino-acid sequence MSHDERVTHPDQHDAADAVDSVSPDRPRGTRADDEDQIGRAERTDTPSTETSRTPREERRRRMLRRSAAAGTFVLVVALIVAVFVVPVNAVIEAPGPTWNVLDNGSSSDQDVLKVTGTETYPTEGALRMTTVSVSGCPGYPVTTADLVAAWFSADKRIVDRNEVCPQDQSAEQVEETGKAQMTASQDSAVIAALIETGMAGAMHLTVTEVTEQQTSTEIQAEDVLETITPEGGQTTTITSFSQLRELMTTIPEGTRVTLGVRRGEQQVNAALTTIAPQEGTTGSLLGLSLKISVDSPVEATFGLSDVGGPSAGMMFALGVVDEITPGSLTGGKDISGTGTIDMNGQVGPIGGIQQKMAGARNSGSKFFLAPASNCDEVKGHEPEGMQVFAVSTLHEAVTATEAIASGNTSGLATCSAQ is encoded by the coding sequence ATGTCGCATGATGAGCGCGTGACGCACCCAGACCAGCACGACGCCGCCGACGCGGTGGACTCGGTCAGCCCCGACCGCCCCCGGGGGACCCGGGCAGATGACGAGGACCAGATCGGTCGGGCCGAGCGGACGGACACGCCGAGCACGGAGACCTCCCGGACCCCCCGGGAGGAACGCCGTCGGCGCATGCTGCGGCGATCCGCGGCCGCCGGGACGTTCGTCCTCGTTGTCGCCTTGATCGTCGCCGTCTTCGTGGTGCCGGTCAACGCGGTCATCGAGGCCCCCGGCCCGACCTGGAACGTGCTGGACAACGGTTCGTCGTCGGACCAGGACGTCCTGAAGGTCACGGGCACCGAGACCTATCCGACCGAGGGCGCCCTGCGGATGACGACCGTCTCGGTGTCGGGCTGCCCCGGCTACCCGGTGACGACCGCCGACCTCGTCGCCGCCTGGTTCTCGGCGGACAAGCGGATCGTGGACCGTAACGAGGTGTGCCCCCAGGACCAGAGCGCCGAGCAGGTCGAGGAGACCGGCAAGGCCCAGATGACCGCCTCCCAGGACTCCGCCGTCATCGCCGCGCTCATCGAGACCGGTATGGCCGGCGCCATGCACCTGACCGTCACCGAGGTGACCGAGCAGCAGACCTCGACCGAGATCCAGGCCGAGGACGTCCTGGAGACCATCACGCCCGAGGGCGGCCAGACCACCACGATCACCTCCTTCTCCCAGCTGCGTGAGCTGATGACCACGATCCCGGAGGGCACTCGGGTCACGCTCGGCGTGCGCCGCGGCGAGCAGCAGGTGAACGCAGCGCTCACCACGATCGCCCCGCAGGAGGGCACGACCGGGTCCCTGCTGGGGCTGAGTCTCAAGATCTCGGTGGACAGTCCGGTGGAGGCCACCTTCGGCCTGTCCGACGTCGGCGGTCCCAGCGCCGGCATGATGTTCGCCCTCGGGGTCGTCGACGAGATCACCCCCGGGTCCCTGACCGGCGGCAAGGACATCTCCGGGACCGGAACGATTGACATGAATGGTCAGGTCGGCCCCATCGGAGGCATCCAGCAGAAGATGGCCGGGGCCCGCAACTCCGGCTCAAAGTTCTTCCTGGCCCCGGCGAGCAACTGCGACGAGGTCAAGGGCCACGAGCCCGAGGGGATGCAGGTCTTCGCCGTGAGCACCCTGCACGAGGCCGTTACCGCCACCGAGGCGATCGCGTCGGGCAACACTTCCGGCCTGGCGACCTGCTCCGCCCAGTGA